In Sphingomonas sp. SUN019, one genomic interval encodes:
- a CDS encoding MFS transporter, with amino-acid sequence MAIAPAAAAPEMVGEMLACEDRVDAAGVAVPAREWPSTGAAYWALFVIVLATFLTFFDQVVFGMLAQRIKTDFGLTDSQLGFLAGPASIICYLFVGIPLARLADIFPRKYVLGGGVAVIGVITALGGIAQTFAQFVGSRVFLAAGGSAHAPSAYSLLADAFPPRTLTRAFALLQFGFIGGTTLGPIIGGMLIGMTADWGPSQVAGLHIFGWQWIMIWVGLPGILVALLFLTVKEPPRVAPLADAPQPPRDAPLGRRILTFTGLDAVKAIHAKRRVYYPLFAGLALSAIETFGLQFWRVPFMIRSFGWNEAQIGAVMGSMFLVASLTGLLLGGIFVEWMAKRYKDANVRSAAILFGCTTVCAISSPLMPNGYLSLGVMALGAMFGIAGAVPQNAAIQRVAPNAMRGQVTAIYLFMFTFFGAMGSFVVGLVQDLVIGVEADLWKALVLTASILLPLATLCMVRAIRPYREEVEALEAQGR; translated from the coding sequence ATGGCGATCGCCCCCGCGGCTGCAGCACCCGAAATGGTCGGCGAGATGCTGGCGTGCGAGGACCGCGTCGACGCGGCCGGCGTCGCAGTCCCGGCGCGCGAATGGCCCTCCACGGGTGCGGCGTATTGGGCGCTGTTCGTCATCGTGCTGGCGACATTCCTGACCTTCTTCGACCAGGTCGTGTTCGGAATGCTGGCGCAGCGCATCAAGACCGATTTCGGCCTGACCGATTCGCAGCTCGGCTTCCTGGCGGGGCCTGCCAGCATCATCTGCTATCTGTTCGTCGGTATCCCGCTGGCGCGCCTCGCCGACATCTTTCCGCGCAAATACGTGCTGGGCGGCGGGGTAGCGGTGATCGGGGTCATCACCGCGCTGGGCGGGATCGCGCAGACCTTCGCGCAATTCGTCGGCTCGCGCGTGTTCCTGGCGGCGGGCGGCTCGGCACACGCGCCGTCGGCCTATTCGCTGCTCGCCGACGCCTTTCCCCCGCGCACGCTGACCCGCGCATTCGCATTGCTGCAATTCGGCTTCATCGGCGGGACCACATTGGGGCCGATCATCGGCGGGATGCTGATCGGCATGACCGCGGACTGGGGGCCGTCGCAGGTCGCGGGGCTGCACATCTTCGGCTGGCAGTGGATCATGATCTGGGTCGGGCTGCCCGGCATCCTGGTCGCATTGCTGTTCCTGACCGTGAAGGAGCCGCCGCGTGTCGCACCGCTCGCCGATGCGCCGCAACCGCCACGTGACGCACCGCTCGGCCGCCGCATCCTGACCTTCACCGGACTCGACGCGGTAAAGGCGATCCATGCCAAGCGCCGCGTCTATTATCCGTTGTTCGCGGGCCTCGCGCTCAGCGCGATCGAGACGTTCGGCCTGCAATTCTGGCGCGTGCCGTTCATGATCCGCAGCTTCGGCTGGAACGAGGCGCAGATTGGCGCGGTGATGGGCAGCATGTTCCTGGTCGCCTCGCTGACGGGGCTGCTGCTGGGTGGCATCTTCGTCGAATGGATGGCGAAACGGTACAAGGACGCCAACGTCCGCAGCGCCGCGATCCTGTTCGGCTGCACCACCGTCTGCGCGATCAGTTCGCCGCTGATGCCGAACGGTTACCTCTCGCTCGGCGTTATGGCGCTAGGCGCGATGTTCGGGATCGCCGGCGCGGTGCCGCAGAACGCCGCGATCCAGCGCGTCGCGCCGAATGCGATGCGCGGACAGGTGACCGCGATCTATCTGTTCATGTTCACCTTCTTCGGCGCGATGGGCAGCTTCGTCGTGGGGCTGGTGCAGGATCTGGTGATCGGGGTCGAGGCCGATCTGTGGAAGGCGCTGGTGCTGACCGCCAGCATCCTCCTGCCGCTGGCCACGCTCTGCATGGTGCGCGCGATACGACCATATCGCGAGGAGGTCGAGGCGCTGGAGGCGCAGGGCAGATAG
- a CDS encoding NAD-dependent succinate-semialdehyde dehydrogenase, with translation MTYPDLHMVIDGERVSGGGRRTHAVVNPATGETLADLPLADAADLDRALETAARGFRLWRDSTPQQRAAVLQGAARLMLERQEELACVATLEEGKPIAEARIEVLMNVGLFNFYAGEVFRLYGRTLVRPAGQRSTISKEPVGPVAAFAPWNFPLGNPGRKLGAPIAAGCSVILKAAEEAPASALGVLQCLYDAGLPKEVAQAVFGVPDEVSRHLLGSPIIRKLSFTGSTVVGKHLAKLAADDCKRTTMELGGHGPVLVFDDVDVDQVLDVMVPGKYRNAGQVCVSPTRFIVQEDVFERFRDGFADRARRIVVGDGLDAATQMGPMANPRRPDAMERLIGDATAKGATLHTGGERIGNRGFFYQPSVLSGVPLDAAIMNEEPFGPVALINPFAGEDAMIAEANRLPYGLAAYAWTRDAKRQRRLGREIESGMVGINTNLIGGADAPFGGVKWSGHGSEDGPEGVEACLVTKAVHEG, from the coding sequence ATGACCTATCCCGATCTGCACATGGTGATCGACGGCGAGCGCGTTTCGGGCGGCGGGCGGCGCACGCACGCGGTCGTCAATCCGGCGACCGGGGAGACGCTGGCCGACCTGCCGCTGGCCGACGCCGCCGACCTCGATCGCGCGCTGGAGACCGCCGCGCGCGGGTTTCGCCTATGGCGCGATTCGACCCCGCAACAGCGCGCCGCCGTGCTGCAGGGCGCGGCGCGGCTGATGCTGGAACGGCAGGAGGAACTCGCGTGCGTCGCGACGCTGGAGGAAGGCAAGCCGATCGCCGAGGCGCGGATCGAAGTGCTGATGAACGTCGGGCTGTTCAATTTCTATGCGGGCGAAGTGTTTCGCCTGTACGGTCGGACACTCGTCCGCCCGGCGGGTCAGCGCTCGACGATCAGCAAGGAGCCGGTCGGCCCGGTCGCCGCCTTCGCACCGTGGAATTTCCCGCTCGGCAATCCCGGACGCAAGCTGGGCGCGCCGATCGCGGCGGGGTGTTCGGTGATCCTGAAGGCGGCGGAGGAAGCCCCCGCCTCCGCGCTGGGCGTGCTGCAATGCCTGTACGATGCGGGGCTGCCGAAGGAGGTCGCGCAGGCGGTGTTCGGCGTGCCCGACGAGGTGTCGCGCCACCTGCTCGGATCGCCGATCATTCGCAAGCTGAGCTTCACCGGGTCGACCGTCGTCGGCAAGCATCTGGCGAAGCTGGCGGCGGACGATTGCAAGCGCACGACGATGGAACTGGGCGGGCACGGGCCGGTGCTGGTATTCGACGATGTGGATGTCGATCAGGTGCTGGATGTGATGGTGCCGGGCAAATACCGCAACGCCGGGCAGGTCTGCGTGTCGCCCACTCGCTTTATTGTGCAGGAGGATGTGTTCGAACGGTTTCGCGATGGTTTCGCCGACCGCGCGAGGCGGATCGTGGTCGGCGACGGGCTGGATGCGGCGACGCAGATGGGCCCGATGGCCAATCCGCGTCGTCCCGATGCGATGGAGCGGCTGATCGGTGATGCGACCGCGAAAGGCGCGACGCTGCACACCGGCGGAGAACGCATTGGCAATCGCGGGTTTTTCTATCAGCCGAGCGTCCTGTCCGGCGTGCCGCTGGACGCCGCGATCATGAATGAGGAGCCGTTCGGTCCGGTCGCACTGATCAATCCCTTCGCCGGCGAAGACGCGATGATCGCCGAGGCCAACCGCCTCCCCTATGGGCTGGCCGCCTACGCCTGGACCCGCGATGCGAAGCGTCAGCGCCGGCTGGGACGTGAGATCGAGAGCGGGATGGTCGGCATCAACACCAACTTGATCGGTGGTGCCGATGCGCCGTTCGGCGGGGTGAAATGGTCCGGCCACGGATCGGAGGACGGACCCGAGGGGGTCGAAGCGTGCCTGGTCACCAAGGCGGTGCACGAGGGTTAG
- a CDS encoding bifunctional 5,10-methylenetetrahydrofolate dehydrogenase/5,10-methenyltetrahydrofolate cyclohydrolase, with product MTPIDGRAMARALSQRTAAEVADLIARGTPPGLAVVLVGENPASEVYVARKMAESARVGITSFEHRLPVETSEAVLLALIDMLNADPRVHGILVQLPLPEQIDAGRVLDAIAPGKDVDGFHPVNVGRLSTGTGGLVPCTPLGCMMLLDSVIDDYRGLAAVVIGKSNIVGKPVAMLLLERECTVTVTHIATRGLPEIVCTADIVVAAAGAPRLVRGDWVKPGAVVIDVGITRQTDTDGRTKLVGDAAFDEMAHARAVTPVPGGVGPMTIACLLANTVRAAGR from the coding sequence ATGACCCCGATCGACGGACGCGCGATGGCGCGGGCGCTGTCGCAGCGTACTGCGGCCGAGGTCGCCGACCTGATCGCGCGCGGCACGCCGCCGGGGCTGGCGGTCGTGCTGGTCGGGGAGAATCCGGCGAGCGAGGTCTATGTCGCGCGGAAAATGGCGGAATCGGCGCGGGTCGGGATCACCTCGTTCGAACATCGCCTGCCGGTCGAAACGAGCGAGGCGGTGCTGCTCGCGCTGATCGACATGCTCAACGCCGACCCCCGCGTCCACGGCATCCTGGTCCAGCTGCCGTTGCCCGAGCAGATCGACGCCGGGCGCGTGCTGGACGCGATCGCGCCGGGCAAGGATGTCGACGGCTTCCATCCGGTCAACGTCGGCCGCCTGTCGACCGGGACGGGCGGGCTGGTGCCGTGCACCCCGCTGGGGTGCATGATGCTGCTCGACAGCGTGATCGACGATTATCGCGGGCTGGCGGCGGTGGTGATCGGCAAATCGAACATCGTCGGGAAACCGGTCGCGATGCTGCTGCTGGAACGCGAATGCACCGTCACGGTCACGCATATCGCGACGCGCGGCCTGCCCGAGATCGTGTGCACCGCCGATATCGTCGTCGCCGCCGCGGGCGCGCCGCGGCTGGTGCGGGGCGACTGGGTGAAGCCCGGCGCGGTGGTGATCGACGTCGGCATCACGCGTCAGACCGATACCGACGGCCGGACGAAGCTGGTCGGCGATGCTGCGTTCGACGAGATGGCGCACGCGCGCGCCGTGACGCCGGTGCCGGGCGGAGTCGGACCGATGACGATCGCGTGTTTGCTGGCTAACACCGTGCGGGCGGCGGGGCGCTGA
- the purU gene encoding formyltetrahydrofolate deformylase, whose protein sequence is MTDTLTLRLSCDDRPGLVAKVAGFLAGEGGNIIDAQQFDDRLTGRFFMRVVFEIGGDATADSFRAAFTPVAEAMGAEWTLRGSGERPRVLLLVSKFDHCLGDLLYRYRIGELDMDVVGIVSNHPQRSLHITMIGDIPFHHLPVTKETKAEQEAQIKRVVEESGADLVVLARYMQILSDDLAGFLSGRCINIHHSFLPGFKGAKPYHQAHDRGVKMIGATAHYVTADLDEGPIIAQDAEFITHADTPEDLVRKGRDIERRVLAQAVTYHLQDRVLLNGSRTVVFR, encoded by the coding sequence ATGACCGATACATTGACGCTCCGCCTGTCGTGCGACGACCGCCCCGGCCTGGTCGCGAAGGTCGCGGGGTTCCTTGCCGGTGAAGGCGGCAACATCATCGATGCGCAGCAGTTCGACGACCGGCTGACCGGACGCTTCTTCATGCGCGTGGTGTTCGAGATCGGCGGCGACGCGACCGCGGACAGCTTCCGCGCCGCCTTCACGCCGGTCGCCGAAGCGATGGGCGCGGAGTGGACGCTGCGTGGCAGTGGGGAGCGGCCGCGGGTGCTGTTGCTGGTGTCGAAGTTCGATCATTGCCTGGGCGACCTGCTCTATCGTTACCGCATCGGCGAGCTGGACATGGACGTGGTCGGGATCGTTTCCAACCATCCGCAGCGGTCACTCCACATCACGATGATCGGCGACATCCCGTTCCATCACCTGCCGGTGACGAAGGAGACGAAGGCCGAGCAGGAGGCGCAGATCAAGCGCGTGGTGGAGGAATCGGGCGCCGACCTCGTCGTGCTCGCGCGCTATATGCAGATCCTGTCGGACGATCTGGCGGGGTTCCTGTCGGGGCGCTGCATCAACATCCACCATAGCTTCCTGCCGGGCTTCAAGGGTGCGAAACCCTATCATCAGGCGCACGACCGGGGCGTGAAGATGATCGGCGCGACCGCGCATTACGTGACCGCCGACCTCGACGAAGGACCGATCATCGCGCAGGACGCGGAGTTCATCACGCACGCCGACACGCCCGAAGACCTTGTCCGCAAGGGGCGTGATATCGAGCGGCGCGTGCTGGCGCAGGCGGTGACGTATCACCTGCAGGATCGCGTGCTGCTGAACGGATCGCGCACCGTCGTGTTTCGGTAG
- a CDS encoding SDR family NAD(P)-dependent oxidoreductase codes for MKDFAGRTAFVTGGANGIGLGLARALLDQGCKVAIADIREDAIAAALKTLDNQHAIGVTLDVSSRAGFAAAADEVEDRLGPVSLLFNNAGINLFQTIDDSSFDDWDWVMGVNLHGVVNGVMTFVPRMKARGNGGHVVNTASMASFLCGPAPGIYNTTKFAVRGMSESLRYSLAPHGIGVSVLCPGLVKSHIYASDEVRPDDLKAGAKPVNSEMVGRLEQLHQVGMEPNVIAARVIEAIEANRFYIFSHPEFRDELRALFDEIVGEFRDYPEDPGFAERVGFEQGRRDSYKAARATARGIA; via the coding sequence ATGAAAGACTTTGCGGGCCGCACGGCCTTCGTCACCGGCGGGGCGAATGGGATCGGCCTAGGCCTGGCGCGCGCGTTGCTGGACCAAGGGTGCAAGGTGGCGATCGCCGACATCCGCGAGGATGCGATCGCGGCGGCACTGAAGACGCTCGACAACCAGCACGCGATAGGCGTCACGCTCGACGTGTCGTCACGCGCGGGGTTCGCGGCGGCGGCGGACGAGGTGGAGGATCGGCTCGGACCAGTCAGCCTGTTGTTCAACAACGCCGGGATCAATCTCTTCCAGACGATCGACGATTCGTCGTTCGACGACTGGGACTGGGTGATGGGGGTCAATCTGCACGGCGTCGTCAACGGCGTGATGACCTTCGTCCCGCGGATGAAGGCGCGGGGGAACGGCGGGCACGTCGTCAACACCGCATCGATGGCCAGTTTCCTGTGCGGCCCCGCGCCCGGCATCTACAACACTACCAAGTTCGCGGTGCGCGGGATGAGCGAATCGCTTCGATACAGCCTTGCGCCGCACGGAATCGGCGTGTCGGTGCTGTGTCCGGGGCTGGTGAAGAGCCACATCTACGCTAGCGACGAAGTGCGGCCCGACGATCTGAAGGCGGGCGCAAAACCTGTGAATAGCGAGATGGTCGGCCGGCTGGAACAGCTGCACCAGGTCGGGATGGAGCCCAACGTGATCGCCGCGCGGGTGATCGAGGCGATCGAGGCGAACCGCTTCTACATCTTCTCCCACCCCGAATTCCGTGACGAGTTGCGCGCGCTGTTCGACGAGATCGTGGGCGAATTTCGCGACTATCCCGAGGATCCGGGCTTCGCCGAACGGGTCGGGTTCGAACAGGGGCGGCGCGACAGCTACAAGGCGGCGAGGGCGACCGCGCGCGGCATCGCCTGA
- a CDS encoding dihydroneopterin aldolase — translation MAMVVHVDDLTLSARIGINPDEQDRRQPLVISVELTLRDDAVESIMDSVDYRRIVAEAETIADRHTGMIEVFARQLAERCLALGPVADVTVRVAKPQALSRGLASVRVTLEAAQAMPRAVALAAL, via the coding sequence ATGGCGATGGTCGTCCATGTCGACGATCTGACGCTGTCGGCGCGGATCGGGATCAATCCGGACGAGCAGGATCGCCGCCAGCCGCTGGTCATTTCAGTCGAGCTGACGCTGCGCGACGATGCGGTCGAGAGCATAATGGACAGCGTCGATTATCGCCGCATCGTCGCCGAGGCGGAGACGATCGCGGATCGCCACACCGGCATGATCGAGGTGTTCGCGCGCCAACTGGCCGAACGCTGCCTTGCGCTCGGCCCGGTCGCGGATGTCACGGTGCGCGTGGCGAAGCCGCAGGCGTTGTCGCGCGGACTCGCGTCGGTGCGGGTCACGCTCGAGGCCGCTCAGGCGATGCCGCGCGCGGTCGCCCTCGCCGCCTTGTAG
- a CDS encoding amidohydrolase family protein: MTHELKTGGDRGYLRIATEEAFATREQIDAYLRMVADGSADKGMTSLWGFYARSPSERATEIIDRLLDLGDRRIADMDATGIDVAILSLTSPGVQPLTDADEAKAMVTRANDYLAERCAAHPTRFVGMTSIAPQDPAWSAAEIRRGADLGFRGVMVNSHTQGHYLDEPQFDPIFRALADTGQPLYIHPQTLPDAYIGGMIDAGLDGAIFGFGVETGMHLLRLITTGIFDRYPDLQIAVGHGGEAIPYWLYRIDYMHKAGVRSERYDRLKPLKKDIVTCLRENVLATTSGLPFAPAIKLMIEVMGEDRVMYAMDYPYEYVPDEVRTHDLLDISDAAKKKLMQTNAERVFGL; encoded by the coding sequence ATGACCCACGAATTGAAGACCGGCGGCGATCGCGGCTATCTGCGCATCGCCACGGAAGAAGCGTTCGCCACGCGCGAGCAGATCGATGCGTATCTGCGGATGGTGGCGGACGGCAGCGCGGACAAGGGGATGACCTCGCTATGGGGGTTCTACGCCCGGTCGCCGTCCGAGCGCGCGACCGAGATTATCGACCGGCTGCTCGATCTGGGCGACCGCCGCATCGCCGACATGGACGCGACCGGCATCGACGTTGCGATCCTTTCGCTGACTTCCCCCGGCGTGCAGCCGTTGACCGATGCGGACGAGGCGAAGGCGATGGTGACCCGCGCCAACGATTATCTGGCCGAACGCTGCGCGGCGCATCCGACGCGCTTCGTCGGCATGACCTCGATCGCGCCGCAGGATCCCGCATGGTCGGCGGCGGAGATCAGGCGTGGCGCGGACCTCGGGTTCAGGGGCGTGATGGTCAACAGCCATACGCAGGGGCATTATCTCGACGAACCGCAGTTCGATCCGATCTTCCGCGCGCTCGCCGACACCGGGCAGCCGCTCTATATTCACCCGCAGACGTTGCCCGACGCCTATATCGGCGGGATGATCGACGCCGGGCTGGACGGCGCGATCTTCGGGTTCGGGGTGGAGACGGGGATGCACCTGCTGCGCCTGATCACCACCGGCATCTTCGATCGTTATCCCGATTTGCAGATCGCGGTCGGGCATGGTGGGGAGGCGATCCCGTACTGGCTGTACCGCATCGATTACATGCACAAGGCGGGCGTGCGGTCGGAGCGTTACGACCGGCTGAAACCGCTGAAGAAGGACATCGTGACCTGCCTGCGCGAAAACGTGCTGGCGACGACCAGCGGCCTGCCGTTCGCGCCCGCGATCAAGCTGATGATCGAGGTGATGGGCGAGGATCGCGTGATGTACGCGATGGATTATCCTTACGAATATGTGCCCGACGAGGTGCGGACGCACGACCTGCTCGACATCAGCGACGCGGCGAAGAAGAAGCTGATGCAGACCAACGCCGAGCGCGTATTCGGGTTGTGA
- a CDS encoding methylenetetrahydrofolate reductase, producing MTIPAIHPNWSRSPIGMTDGYSLEMTAKDRPALREAAAGIAPETPVAITFLPGESIDARIAAAADVRELGLEPMPHLSARRIASHEELEQTVRRTVAEAGARRMFLVAGDPPVPAGPFADTMAMLQTGIFEANGITAIGIAGHPEGHPAMDEAACWTALETKRDEITRRGMATLIVTQFGFDADPFIAWLEALRARGIDAPVRIGVPGPAGIKTLLRFAAHCGVGASTSVLTKYGISITKLLGTAGPDALVDRLAARLTPAHGPVRLHFYPFGGLVRTVEWINAYEARDQ from the coding sequence ATGACCATCCCCGCCATTCATCCCAATTGGTCGCGCTCCCCGATCGGCATGACCGACGGCTATTCGCTTGAAATGACGGCGAAGGATCGTCCTGCGCTGCGCGAGGCGGCGGCGGGCATCGCGCCCGAAACACCGGTCGCGATCACCTTCCTGCCCGGCGAATCGATCGACGCGCGGATCGCGGCGGCGGCCGACGTCCGCGAACTCGGGCTGGAGCCGATGCCGCATCTGTCCGCGCGCCGGATCGCGTCGCACGAGGAGCTGGAGCAAACCGTGCGGCGCACCGTCGCCGAGGCGGGGGCGCGGCGGATGTTCCTGGTCGCGGGCGATCCGCCGGTGCCCGCCGGGCCGTTCGCCGACACGATGGCGATGCTGCAAACCGGCATCTTCGAGGCAAACGGCATCACCGCGATCGGCATCGCGGGGCATCCCGAGGGGCATCCGGCGATGGACGAAGCGGCGTGCTGGACCGCGCTGGAGACCAAGCGCGACGAGATCACGCGGCGCGGCATGGCGACGTTGATCGTCACCCAGTTCGGTTTCGACGCCGATCCCTTCATCGCATGGCTAGAGGCTTTGCGCGCGCGCGGGATCGATGCGCCGGTGCGGATCGGCGTCCCGGGCCCTGCGGGGATCAAGACATTGCTGCGCTTCGCCGCGCATTGCGGCGTCGGCGCATCGACATCGGTGCTGACGAAATACGGCATCTCGATCACCAAGCTGCTGGGCACCGCCGGTCCCGATGCGCTGGTCGACCGGCTCGCCGCGCGGCTTACCCCGGCGCATGGCCCGGTCCGGCTCCATTTCTACCCGTTCGGCGGGCTCGTCCGCACCGTCGAATGGATCAACGCTTACGAGGCGCGCGACCAATGA
- a CDS encoding FAD-binding oxidoreductase, with protein MLDVMDAPAAAIDAALKELGDILGTDGLTVDEGKVAEFRDPFAPPTGRWYEPGAVLMPASVEQVQEVLRVANAYKTPLWTNGQGRNNGYGGPAPRVSGSFMLSMRRMNRVLEVDEDSAWALVEPGVSFFDLHAHLKSSGSKLWMSVPDLGWGSIVGNALEHGVGYTPLGDHFDAKCGMEVVLANGDVLRTGLGGLENPRAWHVYKHGCGPTLDGLFTQSNFGVVTKMGTWLMPAPDCYMPGWLTLKNDSDLEVMLERLRPLMMNGTIPNQPMIINAVCAASAFWQRDHWYTGDGPIPEDVIERIAETPGFGRWVMRFALYGDERIVERQREIVSDALGTIPGATITFDKFDGHDLPEFENPHQRVQAGIPSVALDSMTRWYGGENGGHIGFSSATPITGRDGGAIRDLVRDQLHAAGLDYSGVFIVGKRSLIHVGLVVFDTADDAQTRAAYAACRTMVETAARQGYGEYRSHLDFMDLVADQYSFGDHAQRRFAETIKDCVDPNGILSPGKQGIWPKAYRTD; from the coding sequence ATGCTGGACGTGATGGATGCTCCCGCGGCGGCGATCGACGCGGCGCTGAAGGAACTCGGCGATATTCTAGGGACCGACGGGCTGACCGTCGACGAGGGCAAGGTCGCCGAATTCCGCGATCCCTTCGCGCCGCCGACCGGCCGATGGTACGAACCCGGCGCGGTGCTGATGCCGGCCAGCGTCGAGCAGGTGCAGGAGGTGCTGCGCGTCGCCAACGCGTACAAGACGCCGCTGTGGACCAACGGTCAGGGCCGCAACAACGGCTATGGCGGTCCGGCGCCGCGCGTGTCGGGATCGTTCATGCTGTCGATGCGGCGGATGAACCGCGTGCTGGAGGTCGACGAGGATTCGGCCTGGGCGCTGGTCGAACCCGGCGTCAGCTTCTTCGATCTGCACGCGCACCTGAAATCGAGCGGATCGAAACTGTGGATGTCGGTGCCCGATCTCGGCTGGGGCAGCATCGTCGGCAATGCGCTGGAACACGGCGTCGGCTACACCCCACTGGGCGATCATTTCGACGCGAAGTGCGGGATGGAGGTGGTGCTGGCCAACGGCGACGTGCTGCGCACGGGCCTTGGCGGGCTGGAGAATCCGCGCGCGTGGCACGTGTATAAACACGGCTGCGGCCCGACGCTGGACGGGCTGTTCACGCAATCGAACTTCGGGGTGGTGACGAAGATGGGAACGTGGCTGATGCCCGCGCCCGATTGCTACATGCCGGGCTGGCTGACGCTGAAGAACGACAGCGATCTGGAGGTGATGCTGGAACGCCTCCGTCCGCTGATGATGAACGGCACGATCCCGAACCAGCCGATGATCATCAACGCGGTCTGCGCGGCGTCGGCGTTCTGGCAGCGCGACCATTGGTACACCGGCGACGGGCCGATCCCCGAGGACGTGATCGAGCGGATCGCCGAAACGCCCGGTTTCGGGCGCTGGGTGATGCGCTTCGCGCTGTACGGCGACGAGCGCATCGTCGAGCGCCAGCGCGAGATCGTGTCGGACGCGCTTGGCACGATTCCCGGCGCGACGATCACATTCGACAAGTTCGACGGGCACGACCTGCCCGAGTTCGAGAACCCGCATCAGCGCGTGCAGGCGGGCATCCCGAGCGTCGCGCTGGACAGCATGACGCGGTGGTACGGCGGCGAGAACGGCGGGCACATCGGATTTTCGTCGGCCACGCCGATCACCGGGCGCGACGGCGGCGCGATCCGCGATCTGGTGCGCGACCAGCTCCACGCCGCGGGGCTCGATTACAGCGGGGTTTTCATCGTGGGCAAGCGCAGCCTGATCCATGTCGGGCTGGTGGTGTTCGACACCGCGGACGATGCGCAGACCCGCGCCGCTTATGCCGCGTGCCGGACGATGGTGGAGACCGCGGCGCGCCAAGGGTATGGCGAATATCGTTCGCACCTGGATTTCATGGACCTGGTCGCGGACCAGTACAGTTTCGGCGACCACGCGCAGCGCCGCTTCGCCGAGACGATCAAGGACTGCGTCGATCCGAACGGCATCCTCTCCCCCGGAAAGCAGGGCATCTGGCCCAAAGCGTATCGAACCGACTGA
- a CDS encoding nuclear transport factor 2 family protein, with the protein MADADRIAQLEQTVEQLARRIQQREDELDVRKLQHLYGYLIDKCLYNETVDLFTDDGEVRFFGGVWRGKEGIRRLYVERFQKRFTHGVNGPIDGFLLDHPQLQDIIDIAPDGEIAYGRARSMMQAGRHKDYADPANPMLGARQWWEGGIYENTYQKVDGVWRIKVLNYMPQWHADFDSGWMNTKPEYVPFPSVTYPEDPTGPDALIEDHWLWPTHKVVPFHMKHPVTGQEIVPERWQGDIDREAAAKADKLAAAEA; encoded by the coding sequence ATGGCCGACGCCGATCGTATCGCGCAGCTCGAACAGACCGTCGAACAGCTCGCACGCCGCATCCAGCAGCGTGAGGACGAACTCGACGTGCGCAAGCTGCAGCACCTGTACGGCTATCTGATCGACAAATGCCTGTACAACGAGACGGTCGACCTGTTCACCGATGACGGCGAGGTGCGGTTCTTCGGCGGCGTCTGGCGCGGCAAGGAGGGCATCCGCCGCCTGTATGTCGAACGGTTCCAGAAGCGCTTCACGCACGGCGTCAACGGCCCGATCGACGGATTCCTGCTCGATCATCCGCAATTGCAGGACATCATCGACATCGCGCCGGACGGCGAGATCGCCTATGGCCGTGCGCGGTCGATGATGCAGGCCGGACGGCACAAGGATTATGCCGACCCGGCGAATCCGATGCTCGGCGCGCGCCAATGGTGGGAAGGCGGCATCTACGAGAACACCTATCAGAAGGTGGACGGGGTCTGGCGGATCAAGGTGCTGAACTATATGCCGCAATGGCACGCCGATTTCGACAGCGGCTGGATGAACACCAAGCCCGAATACGTCCCCTTCCCCTCGGTCACCTACCCCGAAGACCCGACCGGCCCGGATGCGCTGATCGAGGATCACTGGCTGTGGCCGACGCATAAGGTGGTGCCGTTCCACATGAAGCATCCGGTGACCGGGCAGGAGATCGTGCCCGAACGCTGGCAGGGCGACATCGATCGCGAGGCGGCGGCGAAGGCGGACAAGCTGGCCGCGGCGGAAGCGTGA